From the Candidatus Woesearchaeota archaeon genome, the window TCAAAGAATAGGTTGTTACATCACCGGTTAGGTTAGTCTTTACTAAATTCTGTTTCTTGAACTCTTGTAACGCAATCTGAACAATATTATTTGATTTTTGGTTGCTTTGTTCTTTTATCTGCTTAAATGTCAAACTGGTAAAAATGTCTTTGTTAAAGACACCTAAAATCGTCTGTTGTTGTTTGGTGAGCATTCTACCTAATCTTCGGTAATGTTTCACCTAAAAATAGGTAGCCACTATATAAAACTTGCTATTTTTAAAGTTGATTAGCGAAAACATAACATTTTTATACTATTGGTAATTATTCATACCATATGGTCGATAAAGCAACCGATATTAAACTAAGGATTTTGAATCTTTACTGCTCAGATTACTTGGTCCAACATCATATCCGAGAGATGGCTACATTAATTAAAAAAAGCCATGTTACGCTTCTTTCTCACCTGAGTGCGTTGGAGAAAGACAAAGTTCTGAATGCTAAGACCATAGGCAAAAACAAAGTTTATACCTTAAATCTTGAGAATACCCTCACCAAACATTATCTGATAATGAGCGAAGTTTTTGAATCAATACGTTATCAAGAACAACTATTTCTGATTAAGAGAATAACCACGGAAATTGCTAACCATAATATTCCTGGCTCAGTCATCTTGTTTGGTTCTTATGCTAAAAAAACGTTCACCGGAGATAGTGATATAGATCTCTTTTATTTGGGCGATAGTAACGAGAAAGATATCAGCAAAATAAAAACCATTGGGAAGATGTACGGAAAAACTATCGCTATTAAGACCGCAACAGTACAAAACTTTGCGAAGGGATTGAGAAAAAAGGATGCTTTAATTATGGAAATCCTAAAATACCACATCATTTTACTCAATCACGATAGTTTTATCAATGCATTATGGAGCTACTACGGTGAGATTTCATGAAGAAAAAGTTTCTAAAGACACAACATTTCTAAGGTGATTTTTCATGTCAGATGGTAAAGATCCAAAAAAACATGTTTTTTGGTGCTGGAAGCAAAACCGAGGTATAAAGCTTGAAGATCCAAATGATAATCTATGCAAAGCTTACATCGAGAAAGCAAAAAGTGCATTGAGAATATTTCGGAAAGTCACACCAAGAAGATAAGAAAAAAACTTATGAATCTCTTTCCCTAAAAACATTCGCTTCACACTTCAACACAAACATTGCTGGCCATGCCCATGCTGGTATTGCTGGCCAAATGCCTGGATTTTCTCAACAACAAGCTGGCGTGGGTTTCCGTCGATAGCTCCAGTAAATGCCGCTTCCCATTCGTTTGATTTCTGTGACCAGTTATCATGCAACCATTGATGAACCTGGAGCACACTATGGTTATAGACCTTGACCAGGAAACGCAATGTTTCTGGCTCATTCCAGTGTTCGTGACAGGCACGGTGTAAGGTATACAAATGATCCCTAACATAGGCTTGTAGTCCGGGTAAGCCTCCTTTTTGATGATGGGCAAAGGCATTGTTGAGTTTTACGGCATTAAGTCCGTATTGATAAGCAATCTTCTGTCGTTCCACAGTCTGTTCATGGATGATGTGTTGATAATCCTTGCCTTGGAGAACATGCCCCAGAACTGGACCAACTTTTGTTACCCAAAGATCGTGTGTTCCGGTTGCCTCGGTCCTAATATGTCCCTGATGATAGCCAGTTATCTTCACCTTGCCTTTGAACCATTCTCGGCCTTTATCCCTGCCAATGAGGAATTTCCCCGGTAAAATGCGTTCGAGCTCTGCTTGATTGACGTTGGTTAATCGTACCAAGAAGTAGAGCTGTTCAAGGGTTATGTCAGGAAGGCTGATGTAAAGGTCTGCCCGTTGTTTGTTGCCTGCAAGCTGATCGAGCTTTTTGATGAGTTCCATCTGCACCTGCGTTGTTTGTTCATTTTCCTCAAGCAAACGAATGATCTGCTCACTGGTTTCTGCATAATTTCCTTGATGCATGCCACGATCACAGAGCTGGAGAGCGCTCTTAATCGCTGTTGTACTCGGAATATGGAACTGAGGAAGGAGCTGCTCAGGGTAATAGGTGTACAAGGCAGCGCCACTTCCTTGCCTGCTCCATGTTGCATGCGTTCGACACCGTTCTTCAATAAGCTGCATGATTTCCAAAAGATGGTTGAGGAGAATCTTGGTAACTCTGAGTCGTCTTTCCTGCACCGGTGTAAGCCTTCCTTCTTCTGCTTGAGGTTGTCCCTGCTCTGCTGCATCGAGTTGTGCAAGGGTTTGCTTTGCTGCCTCTACTTGATGGACGATCCGCTCTAAGTCTCGGCGAAATGCCTCTTCACTCTCACGCTGCTGTGTTTCTAGTACTTGTTCCGGATCTTTGATTGCTACCATGGTGTGTTTATTCTCTTGGTGGAACAAAAGGATGGATTCTGGGTGGATCAACAATAGGACCAGATGCAGGAATATTCACTGCTGCCAACTCATCAATGCCTGCTTGAAGGGTTTGTAGTACCCTACCAATTTGTATAGTTGCTTCATCAGAAGGAACTCCAGTAAAGAGCGTTTCATAACTACTAGTAAGCTTTCTCCCCAATCGAGGGAGATCAGTCCCACTAATGTCAGATCGTATCTGCACAAGTTGCTGTATACTCGTCCGGAGGTCTACGGAAGAATCAAAACGGACCCAATTACTGAATTTGTTACTGTACCGAGATATCGCCTGAAGAATAGAGTCTCGCAAGAACTCCCTAAACGCCATGAATCTATTATCATTTTCCAAGCTATACCGTATGCCTTCCACCCCTCTGCTTATGTCATCAGTTATACGTACACAGTCCCTCTGTGCTT encodes:
- a CDS encoding nucleotidyltransferase domain-containing protein, encoding MVDKATDIKLRILNLYCSDYLVQHHIREMATLIKKSHVTLLSHLSALEKDKVLNAKTIGKNKVYTLNLENTLTKHYLIMSEVFESIRYQEQLFLIKRITTEIANHNIPGSVILFGSYAKKTFTGDSDIDLFYLGDSNEKDISKIKTIGKMYGKTIAIKTATVQNFAKGLRKKDALIMEILKYHIILLNHDSFINALWSYYGEIS